Proteins encoded within one genomic window of Halorussus salilacus:
- a CDS encoding ABC transporter substrate-binding protein, which yields MTGGGSFDGIDRRTYIKCAALLGGAGAASLSGYTQQEWENTLELMHGWTGGDGAEAVDALESAFEEEYPDMDTDFRAIGGTGNVNLDQAVAQRLRDGEPPSLFAGWPGPNLQQYEGVLGDIEADVWDEAGLKDAHAGEVVEACQFGDGFSAVPIGSHRMNDLFYNVEVVEEAGVDPQDIDSFDAWVDALDAVASETDAVPYANSLSTWTVLQFWAVNMLGTQGFDAYMNFIEGEGDEEAVRAAFENAETVLSEYLNDDAPEIDFTEANQRIMSGDAAFIHQGNWAAGAYVTEDLTFGEDWDRIQYPGTEEMYGFHLDSFIYPGNQLDNPSPEESKAFLRFAGGQDAQVAFNQYKGSIPTREVPTDAFSPYLTETIEDFAEAEQRPPTLAHGLAVTQDVQSDLEDALADTFVDPYDVDAATQRFMEIV from the coding sequence ATGACGGGAGGGGGGAGCTTCGACGGTATCGACAGGCGAACGTACATCAAGTGTGCTGCGCTCTTGGGGGGCGCTGGCGCGGCGTCGCTCTCGGGCTACACTCAGCAGGAGTGGGAGAACACGCTCGAACTGATGCACGGGTGGACCGGCGGCGACGGGGCCGAGGCGGTCGACGCGCTCGAATCGGCGTTCGAGGAGGAGTATCCCGACATGGACACCGACTTCCGGGCCATCGGCGGGACCGGAAACGTGAACCTCGACCAAGCGGTCGCACAGCGACTCCGGGACGGGGAACCGCCGAGCCTGTTCGCGGGGTGGCCGGGACCGAACCTCCAGCAGTACGAGGGCGTGCTGGGGGACATCGAGGCCGACGTGTGGGACGAGGCCGGACTCAAGGACGCCCACGCCGGGGAGGTGGTCGAGGCCTGCCAGTTCGGCGACGGCTTCTCGGCCGTCCCCATCGGCTCCCACCGGATGAACGACCTCTTCTACAACGTCGAGGTCGTCGAGGAGGCGGGGGTCGACCCACAGGACATCGACAGCTTCGACGCGTGGGTCGACGCGCTCGACGCGGTCGCCAGCGAGACCGACGCGGTGCCGTACGCCAACTCGCTGTCGACGTGGACCGTCCTCCAGTTCTGGGCGGTCAACATGCTGGGGACTCAGGGCTTCGACGCCTACATGAACTTCATCGAGGGCGAGGGCGACGAGGAGGCCGTCCGGGCGGCCTTCGAGAACGCCGAGACGGTCCTCTCGGAGTACCTCAACGACGACGCCCCGGAGATCGACTTCACCGAGGCCAACCAGCGCATCATGTCGGGGGACGCCGCGTTCATCCACCAGGGCAACTGGGCGGCCGGGGCGTACGTGACCGAGGACCTGACCTTCGGCGAGGACTGGGACCGAATCCAGTACCCCGGCACCGAGGAGATGTACGGCTTTCATCTCGACTCGTTCATCTACCCCGGCAACCAGCTCGACAATCCGAGTCCCGAGGAGTCGAAGGCGTTCCTCCGGTTCGCCGGGGGGCAAGACGCGCAGGTGGCGTTCAATCAGTACAAGGGGTCGATTCCGACCCGCGAGGTGCCGACCGACGCGTTCAGCCCGTACCTGACCGAGACCATCGAGGACTTCGCGGAGGCCGAACAGCGACCGCCCACGCTAGCTCACGGGCTCGCGGTGACCCAGGACGTACAGTCGGACCTCGAAGACGCGCTCGCCGACACCTTCGTCGACCCGTACGACGTGGACGCCGCCACGCAACGGTTCATGGAGATCGTGTAG
- a CDS encoding carbohydrate ABC transporter permease: protein MSDELESTVDRRRERDVESDVATERSALRRVLDRDVVQSAPFWLPPFLLMGFFIYAAIGWNFVISLTDYSGFGAIEYRPMNFENYRAMLDDPAMWTATRNTFALLVGFTLICLVVGLALAVLLDREVRFGRAFRTIYLLPMSLSFIVTAQFWMWMYNFDFGIVNRVVGLVGLGPYSWLGSPRLVLGSVIFALVWQFSGYTMVVYLAALRAIPRDQYEAARVDGASTLRMYWRVILPQLKPAMVSASVVLVLFALKAFDFLYAIWGYRPRRGADILATKMVREAFNKQDWSYAAAIAILLFALSLSVIAPYLYQQHKQGNL, encoded by the coding sequence ATGAGCGACGAACTGGAGTCGACGGTCGACCGCCGCCGCGAGCGAGACGTCGAGAGCGACGTCGCCACCGAGCGGTCGGCTCTGCGGCGCGTTCTGGACCGCGACGTGGTTCAGTCGGCACCGTTCTGGCTCCCGCCGTTCCTGCTGATGGGCTTCTTCATCTACGCCGCCATCGGCTGGAACTTCGTCATCTCGCTCACCGACTACTCAGGGTTCGGGGCCATCGAGTACCGGCCCATGAACTTCGAGAACTACCGGGCGATGCTCGACGACCCGGCGATGTGGACGGCGACCCGCAACACCTTCGCGCTGTTGGTCGGGTTCACGCTGATCTGTCTGGTCGTGGGTCTCGCGCTCGCGGTCCTGCTCGACCGCGAGGTGCGGTTCGGGCGGGCGTTCCGGACCATCTACCTCCTGCCGATGAGCCTGTCGTTCATCGTGACCGCGCAGTTCTGGATGTGGATGTACAACTTCGACTTCGGCATCGTGAACCGGGTGGTGGGGCTGGTCGGACTGGGTCCCTACAGTTGGCTCGGGAGCCCGCGGCTGGTGCTGGGGTCGGTGATATTCGCGCTCGTCTGGCAGTTCAGCGGCTACACGATGGTCGTCTACCTCGCCGCCCTGCGGGCGATTCCACGCGACCAGTACGAGGCCGCGAGGGTCGACGGCGCGAGCACGCTCCGGATGTACTGGCGCGTGATACTCCCGCAACTCAAGCCCGCGATGGTGAGCGCGTCGGTCGTGCTGGTGCTGTTCGCGCTCAAGGCGTTCGACTTCCTCTACGCCATCTGGGGGTATCGCCCGCGGCGCGGGGCCGACATCCTCGCGACCAAGATGGTGCGGGAGGCATTCAACAAGCAGGACTGGTCGTACGCCGCCGCCATCGCCATCCTGCTGTTCGCGCTGTCGCT